In Chloroflexota bacterium, the genomic stretch ACCAGTACGGCATGCTTCTCACAGACCCCGATGGATGGACGCTCTACACCTGGGATGGCGACCAGGAGACCGTGAGCAACTGCACTGGGTCGTGTGCCGACATCTGGCCGCCGTACACCATCGACGGAGATTTGATCGCACCGGACGACCTTCCGGCGAGCCTTGGCCTGATCCAACGGGACGACGGCTCATGGCAGGTCACGGTAGACAATTGGCCCCTCTACTACTTCTCAGGGGATGTGCACCCCGGGGACACGAACGGGGACGGCTCGCTCGGCTTTGGGGCCCAGTGGTATGCGGTGGCATACGCGGCGCCAGCCCCTGAGGCGGCGCCAGCACCGGAGCAGCCGGTGGTGGCGGCTCCGCCACCGGCGCCAGCCCAGCTGAGCCCAGCTCCGCCGGCGGTTTCCGAGCCCTCACGCCCATCGAATCTGGAGGCCATTCCCGCTCCGAATGCCGCGCCGAGCGGAAACGTGGCCAATCCGTCGCTCCCGTCCCCCTATTTCGGCGTCCCACCCGAAAACAGTGTGCCGTTCGGTCAGCCGCTCCCTCCGCCCCCAACCGGCGCGCCGGGCGCCGCGGCGACCACCCTCAGCATCGTCGCGCCACCCAATGGGACCATTGGCCTCTCATGGAATGGGGTCCCCGGCGCGGTCGCCTACCGCATTTACGACACGCTCGCATCAGCACCGCTCAACTACTCGGTAGCCCAAACGGTGCCCCAGAGCATCGGACAGATCGTTTCCAGCGGTCTCCTCCCGGGCTTGACCCCCGGCGCCCCTTACTTGATTCAGATCCGCGCGGTGGACCCGAATGGGCTGGAGTCGCCAGTCCCGGCGGCCGTGCAGATCACCGGAGCGCCACCCATCGCGGGCGGCGCCGGCACGAGCCTGACCGTGGTCAGCACCACCGGCACGTCAGTGACCCTATCGTGGATGCCGGTTCCCGGCGCGACCTTCATGGTCTTGCAGTCATCGAGTCCGTCGGGACCCTTTGCGCCCGCCATCACCTCCGCTGTCAGCGGCAATGGCGCGATGGTGACGGGCTTGCAGCCGAATGTGACGTACTACTTCCAGGTCGTTCCCATCGACGCCCTCGGAAACCAGGGAGCGCCATCAAACATCGCGTCCGCGACGACCAGCGGCGGCCCGCCCGCGGCGACGCCACGCGTCAGCGTCGGAGCGCTGACCGCCACGTCCGCCGCCCTTTCCTGGACGCCAATACCCCTGGCCGCAGGGTACCAGGTGCTCCAGGCCACGAATCCGACCGGCCCGTTTATTCCAGCGTCCATGGTCAACGCCGGTCCAAGCGGCGCCACCGTGGTGAACCTGATGCCCGGCACGCTGTATTACTTCCAGGTGATCGCACTCGACGGCGCCGGGAATCAGCTCACCGCCTCGAGCCCAATAATGGCGTCGACGAGCACCTCGGGCGGGCCGATCACCGCGACAACAGTACCCGCTCCGACCGGACTGACCGTACAGGCCACGACAGCCTCGACAGCGACGCTGACCTGGTCGCCGAGCAACGGCGCCATTGGCTACCAGGTTCTGCAAGCGACGAGTCCGACCGGTCCCTTCGCTCCCGTCACGTC encodes the following:
- a CDS encoding fibronectin type III domain-containing protein — protein: QYGMLLTDPDGWTLYTWDGDQETVSNCTGSCADIWPPYTIDGDLIAPDDLPASLGLIQRDDGSWQVTVDNWPLYYFSGDVHPGDTNGDGSLGFGAQWYAVAYAAPAPEAAPAPEQPVVAAPPPAPAQLSPAPPAVSEPSRPSNLEAIPAPNAAPSGNVANPSLPSPYFGVPPENSVPFGQPLPPPPTGAPGAAATTLSIVAPPNGTIGLSWNGVPGAVAYRIYDTLASAPLNYSVAQTVPQSIGQIVSSGLLPGLTPGAPYLIQIRAVDPNGLESPVPAAVQITGAPPIAGGAGTSLTVVSTTGTSVTLSWMPVPGATFMVLQSSSPSGPFAPAITSAVSGNGAMVTGLQPNVTYYFQVVPIDALGNQGAPSNIASATTSGGPPAATPRVSVGALTATSAALSWTPIPLAAGYQVLQATNPTGPFIPASMVNAGPSGATVVNLMPGTLYYFQVIALDGAGNQLTASSPIMASTSTSGGPITATTVPAPTGLTVQATTASTATLTWSPSNGAIGYQVLQATSPTGPFAPVTSGSVMTTGATVTGLSPNTTYFFEVIALDPAGHQSAPSNTISAVTTSPLAAPR